The Sulfurihydrogenibium sp. YO3AOP1 genome has a window encoding:
- a CDS encoding phosphate-starvation-inducible PsiE family protein: MENILKFRLLDNSILFSLFVLELILSAGLFLNLIKIFYDIYGSYPNINEIIRHLINNALSMFILIEIIKSINDYIYYKRIRISVVLDVSIIILLRELVLGLYKHTISESFAIMITGIIFIMIIARAITIKFSPNNYNRIGV, from the coding sequence ATGGAAAACATATTAAAGTTCAGGCTTTTAGATAATAGTATACTTTTTAGCTTATTCGTATTAGAGCTTATACTTTCAGCAGGATTATTTCTAAACCTTATAAAAATCTTTTACGATATTTACGGATCCTACCCTAACATCAATGAAATCATAAGACATCTAATAAACAATGCATTATCTATGTTTATTCTGATTGAGATTATAAAAAGCATCAATGACTATATTTACTACAAAAGAATAAGAATTTCTGTTGTTTTAGACGTATCAATCATAATTCTTTTAAGAGAGCTTGTGCTTGGCTTATACAAACATACAATTTCCGAAAGCTTTGCTATCATGATAACAGGAATAATTTTTATAATGATAATTGCAAGAGCGATAACAATAAAATTTTCTCCAAATAACTACAACAGAATAGGAGTGTAA
- a CDS encoding response regulator transcription factor: protein MALIYVIEDDEDINELLTYNFKKEGFDVRSFPNGKVAFEHIKQEKPDIVVLDLMMPEVDGLEFCKLVRSDKELEHIPLIMLTAKSTEIDKIVGLELGADDYVTKPFSFRELLARVKALLRRSKSLHFPTAKPEYKFGDLKISPEKFEVTIKGQPVHLTTTQFKLLLALVNSQGKVLSRDYIIEHVWAWDKDVYDRTIDVHIKKLRELLKEYGNCIKTIRGVGYKWECEPTP, encoded by the coding sequence ATGGCGTTGATTTATGTTATTGAAGATGATGAAGATATCAATGAGCTTTTGACTTATAACTTTAAAAAAGAAGGCTTTGATGTAAGGTCGTTTCCAAACGGTAAAGTTGCTTTTGAACATATCAAGCAAGAAAAACCAGATATTGTAGTATTAGATTTAATGATGCCAGAAGTTGATGGTCTTGAGTTTTGTAAGCTTGTTAGGTCTGATAAAGAATTAGAGCATATTCCATTAATAATGCTAACAGCAAAAAGCACTGAGATAGATAAAATTGTTGGTCTTGAACTTGGTGCAGATGATTATGTGACAAAACCATTTTCATTTAGAGAGCTTCTTGCGAGAGTAAAGGCACTTTTGAGACGTTCTAAGTCTCTTCATTTTCCTACTGCAAAACCAGAGTATAAGTTTGGAGATTTAAAAATAAGTCCAGAAAAATTTGAAGTAACGATAAAAGGTCAGCCAGTTCATTTGACAACTACTCAGTTTAAGCTTCTCTTAGCACTTGTAAACTCTCAAGGTAAAGTATTATCAAGAGATTACATAATAGAGCATGTTTGGGCTTGGGATAAAGATGTTTATGATAGAACGATTGATGTTCATATAAAAAAGTTAAGAGAGCTGCTAAAAGAATATGGAAACTGCATTAAAACTATAAGAGGAGTAGGCTATAAGTGGGAATGCGAGCCTACCCCATGA
- a CDS encoding DUF302 domain-containing protein, translating into MKKVLLVLVLPLLMLKLSFGGEVNFEKGYYYVVIKNGNFDKVNAVLQQEIQNHKWGILHTMNVDKTIKSNTPHKTYLLCRADYLTEGIKFNKDVISVLIPCRISIYQDKNDVKILVEDVEAASTNFGIEDKRFKAFLRQVTDEMKSILQKTSDHFEKKSLTPQM; encoded by the coding sequence ATGAAAAAAGTTTTACTGGTTTTAGTTTTGCCTTTACTGATGTTAAAGCTCTCTTTTGGTGGGGAGGTTAATTTTGAAAAAGGTTATTATTACGTTGTGATTAAGAACGGTAATTTTGACAAAGTGAACGCAGTACTTCAGCAAGAAATACAAAATCATAAATGGGGTATCCTTCATACAATGAATGTAGATAAAACAATCAAATCTAATACTCCACATAAAACTTATCTGCTATGTCGTGCTGATTATCTAACTGAAGGTATAAAGTTTAACAAAGATGTAATAAGTGTATTAATTCCATGTAGAATATCTATCTATCAAGACAAAAATGATGTAAAAATTTTAGTTGAGGATGTAGAAGCTGCGTCAACAAACTTTGGAATTGAAGATAAAAGATTTAAAGCATTTTTAAGACAAGTTACTGATGAAATGAAAAGCATTCTTCAAAAAACTTCTGACCATTTTGAAAAGAAATCTTTAACTCCGCAAATGTAA
- a CDS encoding CDP-alcohol phosphatidyltransferase family protein — translation MKPIWEEKTAPVVDFLYRLNITPNFLTISGLILIFIGSYFIYLNYLFIAGVFILFGNIFDALDGYLARKYNKTSTFGAFLDSVIDRYSDIVPIFALIYLYKDDDWFFLIGAVAIIGSFMTSYTRARCEGLGYECKIGAFERPERSIFLIIGLLSGLVFYSILLIAIGSNFTAFQRIFYFYKITKY, via the coding sequence ATGAAACCTATCTGGGAAGAGAAAACAGCCCCGGTTGTAGATTTTCTGTATAGATTAAACATAACTCCAAACTTTCTAACTATCTCTGGCTTGATTTTAATTTTCATTGGAAGTTATTTTATTTATCTAAATTATCTATTTATCGCAGGGGTTTTTATTCTTTTTGGAAATATTTTTGATGCGCTTGATGGCTATCTTGCAAGAAAGTATAATAAAACTTCAACTTTTGGAGCTTTTTTAGATTCTGTCATAGATAGATACTCTGATATAGTTCCAATTTTCGCTTTGATTTATCTGTATAAGGATGATGATTGGTTTTTTTTGATTGGCGCAGTGGCTATAATCGGCTCTTTTATGACAAGCTACACAAGGGCAAGATGTGAAGGTCTTGGATATGAATGTAAAATAGGTGCATTTGAAAGACCGGAAAGGTCAATATTTTTAATCATTGGGCTTTTATCTGGATTGGTTTTTTACAGCATTCTTTTAATAGCCATCGGCTCAAACTTTACAGCATTCCAAAGAATTTTTTATTTTTATAAAATAACAAAGTATTAA
- a CDS encoding phosphoribosylanthranilate isomerase — translation MIVKICGITLPSQAREISEYGADYIGVITYPKSPRYVDVERIKEIKEKLKNSKLVAVVVNPSLEQVLELLNIADFIQFHGDEGLDFVKNFPKDRVIKAIRVKNESDLEKIKTFKNEDITVLVDAFKEGVYGGTGEMIDLNLLKKITDMYDKVIISGGLSESNIKEILNHVKPYGVDASSKLEVSPGVKDLDKVKKFIDIVKNR, via the coding sequence ATGATTGTTAAAATCTGTGGCATAACTCTGCCAAGTCAAGCAAGAGAAATATCAGAGTATGGAGCAGATTATATAGGTGTTATAACCTATCCAAAAAGTCCACGATATGTTGACGTTGAAAGAATTAAAGAAATAAAAGAAAAGCTAAAAAATAGTAAGCTTGTTGCGGTTGTTGTAAATCCAAGTTTAGAGCAAGTTTTAGAACTTTTAAACATAGCTGATTTTATCCAGTTTCATGGAGATGAAGGTTTAGATTTTGTTAAAAACTTTCCGAAAGATAGAGTTATAAAGGCAATTAGAGTTAAAAATGAATCAGATTTAGAAAAAATAAAGACGTTTAAAAACGAAGATATTACAGTTTTGGTTGATGCGTTTAAAGAAGGTGTTTATGGCGGGACGGGGGAGATGATAGATTTAAATCTCTTGAAAAAGATTACAGATATGTATGACAAAGTAATCATCTCTGGCGGTCTGTCTGAAAGCAATATTAAAGAAATTTTAAACCATGTAAAACCCTATGGAGTTGATGCATCATCAAAGTTAGAAGTATCTCCGGGCGTTAAAGATTTAGATAAAGTTAAAAAATTTATAGACATAGTGAAAAACAGATGA
- a CDS encoding transketolase family protein has protein sequence MAEKIDINKLPKKALRDTYGEVLVELGKIDPEMVVLDADLSESTRTHKFHVAYPDRFFNAGIAEQNLIGIAAGLAYTGRTVYASSFAIFLAGRPWEIIRQQIAYNKLNVKLVASHGGVSVGQDGASHQMNEDISLMRTLPNMNVIVPADSVEMEKVLKKVHWIKEPFYIRMGREKFPVILPENYEFELGKGYVLKEGKDVSVIACGVMVSMALQAAYELEDEGIDVEVINMSSIKPIDKDLIIQTAKKTGAVVTSEEHSIIGGLGSAVAEVLAENYPTILVRHGVEDRFGISGPAWEVMEELGLSVPCLKKKIKEALTKKVR, from the coding sequence ATGGCAGAAAAAATTGATATAAATAAATTACCTAAAAAAGCATTAAGAGATACATACGGAGAAGTCTTAGTTGAGCTTGGAAAGATAGACCCAGAAATGGTTGTTTTAGATGCAGATTTATCAGAATCTACAAGAACTCATAAATTTCATGTTGCTTATCCGGATAGATTTTTCAATGCCGGAATTGCAGAACAAAACTTGATTGGTATAGCTGCAGGACTTGCTTATACTGGCAGGACTGTTTATGCATCTTCATTTGCCATATTTTTAGCCGGAAGACCCTGGGAGATAATCAGACAGCAAATAGCTTACAATAAACTAAACGTTAAGCTTGTAGCTTCTCATGGTGGTGTTTCTGTAGGTCAAGATGGAGCTTCTCATCAAATGAATGAAGATATATCACTGATGAGAACACTGCCAAATATGAATGTAATCGTTCCTGCAGATAGCGTTGAGATGGAAAAAGTTCTTAAAAAAGTTCATTGGATTAAAGAGCCGTTTTATATAAGAATGGGAAGGGAAAAATTCCCGGTAATATTGCCTGAAAACTACGAGTTTGAACTTGGTAAAGGTTATGTATTAAAAGAAGGTAAAGATGTATCTGTTATAGCCTGTGGTGTGATGGTTTCTATGGCTTTACAAGCTGCTTACGAGCTTGAAGATGAAGGTATAGATGTAGAAGTTATAAACATGTCTTCTATAAAACCTATTGATAAAGATTTAATCATACAAACCGCTAAAAAAACAGGTGCAGTGGTTACATCAGAAGAGCATTCTATAATCGGCGGTCTTGGAAGTGCAGTGGCAGAAGTTTTAGCAGAAAACTATCCAACTATCCTTGTAAGACATGGTGTTGAAGATAGATTTGGCATATCCGGTCCGGCTTGGGAAGTAATGGAAGAGCTTGGTTTATCTGTACCTTGTTTGAAGAAAAAGATAAAAGAAGCTTTAACTAAAAAAGTGAGATGA
- a CDS encoding transketolase — translation MRDIQELKEIARELRIDIITMVYNAQSGHPGGSLSAIDILTVLYFGGFLRYDPKNPWWEDRDRFILSKGHASPALYSVLAKAGYIPKEELSTYRKTKGFAPDGYSRLQGHPAWQGNKHGVPGAEASTGSLGQGLSVAIGQTLSGRLANKDYKVYVMLGDGEVQEGMTWEAAMFAGHHKLDNLIAILDNNNLQIDGDIRQIINIHPLKEKYEAFGWHVIEIDGHDYQQIIDVFTQANQIKGKPIMIVAHTVKGKGVSFMENNFKWHGVAPSKEEYEKAIQELTSGGV, via the coding sequence TTGAGAGATATTCAAGAGTTAAAAGAAATAGCAAGAGAGCTTAGAATTGATATTATCACAATGGTGTACAACGCCCAGTCTGGACATCCGGGTGGGTCTTTATCTGCCATTGATATATTAACTGTTTTATACTTTGGTGGATTTTTAAGATATGACCCAAAAAATCCTTGGTGGGAAGACAGGGATAGATTTATCCTTTCTAAAGGACATGCATCACCTGCTTTATACTCAGTGTTGGCAAAAGCTGGATACATACCAAAAGAAGAATTATCTACATACAGAAAAACAAAGGGATTTGCTCCGGATGGATATAGTAGATTGCAAGGCCATCCTGCATGGCAAGGAAATAAACACGGCGTTCCCGGAGCAGAAGCTTCAACAGGCTCCTTAGGTCAAGGATTGTCAGTAGCAATCGGTCAAACTCTTTCTGGAAGGCTTGCAAATAAGGATTATAAAGTTTATGTAATGCTTGGGGACGGAGAAGTCCAGGAAGGTATGACATGGGAAGCTGCAATGTTTGCAGGACATCATAAGTTAGATAATCTAATAGCAATTCTTGATAATAATAATCTTCAAATTGATGGAGATATAAGACAGATCATAAACATTCATCCACTAAAAGAAAAGTATGAAGCTTTTGGCTGGCATGTAATAGAGATTGACGGACATGATTATCAGCAGATAATAGATGTCTTTACTCAAGCAAATCAAATAAAAGGAAAGCCAATCATGATTGTAGCTCATACAGTTAAAGGTAAAGGCGTATCGTTTATGGAGAATAACTTTAAGTGGCACGGCGTTGCACCAAGTAAAGAAGAGTATGAAAAAGCAATCCAAGAATTAACATCCGGAGGTGTGTAG